GTTGGTAGGAGGTGGTGAAATAGTAGTTCAacgttggtggcggtggtggatatttggtggtgctagtggtagcGGTGGTGGAGTgataaaaacaattttttgttgtattttgaaattAAGAAATATATTATATGAATGAGGatattaaggtaatctattttTTAATGTATAAGATTTTTAAATGATAGgagtatatttattgttgtataagggtacATTTGTTGTGTCTTAAAAGTCagggtatttaattaatataccctGATATGATATCCATAAGAGCTAGTTTCCAGGCTTTATGATATACGTTGTGGATCCATCTCAAAAATAGCACGCCAACTCCAAAATGGTGATGGATTCTGATAGGATCAAATCCTGTCATGGAAGCATAAGCTGCTGTCATATGTCTGGGAACACTTTTTATTACGCGTCAAAGTTTCTATAGGTTTAAATTTTAGTCTTTTAGATTAACTAGAATTCCTTGTAAGGTTTTTCTAACCGAGTTTTTTAATCCACAGGGAGTTCAATAGTTTTAGGAGTCTGTTTAAGAGTCTTATTAGGATTCGTTTGTCTCTGGGTCTATAAAAAGAGATGTCAGGTCCTGTGTTGCAGCATCGAAAATTTATAATAtctttttattacttgttttctttattgtctgCAACAGCAAACGCTTCTGCTGGACGTGATAAGAATTCCATTCTTATCATTGGTATCAAAGCGGTTTCGCTCCTTGTATGACCCTAAACCgatcacaaaaaaagaaaattattcatGGAGCAGTTGACAGCTCAAGTTACTGCGATGTCTACAACAAGTCTTCGATTGAAGGAACAATTAGAGAAGTTATTGGAGAAAGACTCGGCTTCAAGCAGTGGAGGTCGTAATTCTCCTAGGAATGATGCGAAGGTGATTTTTCCACGATTTGAAGTTGTGGATCCTGAAGGTTGGTTATATCGTGCTGAATTGTACTTTCAATTATGAAATACCTGCTGCAAAACAGGTGCAATTGGCGGGTATTAATCTTGATGGGAAGGCGTTACAGTAGTACAAGTCGATGAAAAAAGTGTCACCTAACCCTAACTAGGAAGGCTTCTCTCCATCTTCTTTGAAGCGATTTGGGCGCACCAAATATGAAGATCCAGCTACAGATTTAGCCAAGATCAGTCAAGTTAATTTTAGTTCAATTGGACACTATTAGGAGGAATTTGAACGACTGTCAAACCAGGTAAGTGACGTTccagatttttttttggtaagttgtTATGTTGGTGGTTAAAACCCGATGTCCGTATCGAAGTGCAAGCGTTAAGCTCAGAATCCTTAGTTAAGACTGTAGGGCTAGCTCGTCTGCAAGATGAAAAAGTTAATTTGAGACGACAAGGTTCAAGACTTGTAGTGAGACTTAatccaaatcctacaaccacacaccAACAGTGAAAACTAATTTTCCTCCAATTAAAAAGGCTTACCACAGAAGAGGCGGAGGAGAGACGGAAGAAACAGTTATGCTATAACTGCGATGAAAGATGGTTTCGAGGTCATCGATGTAAGTCAAAGACGTTATTCCTGATTGAAGGTGAAGAGGACGTCGGTGAAGAAGACGAGAGTAACACATGGGATACCTAAGAAAAACTCACACCAGAAATCTCCATGCACGCCATAGAAGGCTCAACGACGCCGCAAACCATGCGAATTGTGGGTCAAGTTAAGAAACTAACGGTTACAATTTTTGTGGATTCAGGAAGTACTCATAATTTTCTCGATCCTGCTATACCAAAACAGTTGGGTATTGAGATGGTTAAGGATGAAGGTTTTGAAGTTATGATTGCTAACGGGTCTCGGATTCCATGTCTGGGGCAGTGCCAAAACGtagaatttcttcttcaaaatacacTTTTTGTGAGTGACTTCCATGTGTTGGAGTTAGGTGGATGTGACATGGTCTTAGGAGCGCAGTGGCTCCAAACTTTAGGACCAATTCGGTGGGATTTTAAAAACTTAACGATGGAGTTCGAGATTGGCGACAAAAATATACGACTGATAGGTCATCAAAAGAAGGAGAACCAGCTAGCTTCAATGCACACAATGGAGAAGTTAATCAAACAGGGGGCTCCAGCTTTAGTTTGTTGTGTTCAAAACTTGGAAACGAGTCAGACAGCGTCCAAGTTACCAAAGGCGATTACACAATTAATTGCTAGATACACTTCCGTATTTGCAACGCTCACGAAGTTGCCACCGATGCGAACTCATGACCATAAGATACCGTTGTTATCAGAAGTTGCACCAGTCAATGTCTGACCATACCATTATGCTCATTGTCAAAAGGCGGAAATCGAGCGACTAGTCCAGGAGATTTTGGATGCAGGTCTAATTAGACCAAGCACAAGTCCCTTCTCATCACCAGTCcttttggtcaagaagaaggATGGAACGTGGCGGATATGCATCGACCACCGACCGCTCAACCAAGTAACCGTTAAAGATAAGTTTTTTGTCCTTGTCATTGATGAGCTGCTTGATGAATTGCGTGGGTGTAGATATATTTAAAAATTAGACCTGCGTTCCGGGTATCACCAAATTCGTATGTATGACGAAGACATATTCAAAACTGCCTTTCGCACTCATGACGGGCATCATGAATTTTTGGTAATGCCGTTCGGCTTAACTAATGCACCGTCAACATTTCAACACCTAATGAATGAGATCTTTCGACCCCATTTACGAAagtttattttggtgtttttcgATGATATTATGATTTACAGTCGAACGTTGGAGGAGCATTTGAAGCATCCAGAAACTGCATTCCAGATTTTGTTAAAGAATCAACTTGTAGTGAAACTTGGTAAATGTTCGTTCGGAAAGGAGAACACTGAATATCTGGGGCATATCATCACATCTAAAGGGATTGCGGCAGATCCTTTCAAGATTGAGAGTATGTTTAATTGGCCGACGCCAAAAACATTAAAGGGTCTTCGTGGATTTTTGGGGCTGACTGGGTATTACCGAAAATTTGTTAATAATTATGGAAGTACATCATATCCCCTTACACAGATGTTAAAGTAAAACAATTTCGTTTGGTCAGCGTAAGTTGTCCATGCATTCGAGGCCTTAAAGAAAGCTATGACGACACCAGTGTTAGCACTTCCTAATTTGGATCAGAATTTTGTTATCGAGACAGATGCCAGTGGACATGGAATTGGGGAAGTATTGAtgcaaaatcaaaaatcaattgCGTACACAAGCAAAGTCCTTGCACCCTGACATCTTGGATTATCAACGTATGAAAAGAAACTGCTCGCAGTGGTACACGTCGTAACTAAATGGAGACCGTATTTACTTGGTAGGAATTTTACTATTTATACGGATCAACAAAGTCTAAAATATTTTTTAGAAGCTAAAGCGACTACTCCATTACAACAAAAGTGGTCGGCAAAATTGTTGGGCTACGATTATGAAATTAAGTATAGAAGGGGAGAACAAAATAGTGCGGCTGATGCTTTGTCACGGCTGCATGATAGTCTAGAGAGTTATGCATTACGTATGCTAGTTGCACTTGGATGGATGAATTGAAGAAAGAATCGAGAGCTGATCCATGGGTGCAGGAACAAATGACAAAGCTACATCAGTCAAATTTCAGTGCCAAGAACTACTCAGTGGAAGATGGGTTACTTAAATACCACCAACAGTGggtttgaaaccctaaatctcaTTGGAAAGAGTTGATACTGCAGGAATTTCATTCGTCGCCTGCGGCTGGGCATTCCAGGTACTTGAAAACGGTAAAGATATTCTCAAAATTATTTTCTGGAAGGGAATGAGACAAGATGTTACAGATTATATATCACACTgcgtcaaaaaaataaataagagacgTTGTGGCCGTCTGGATTAATGCAACCGTTACCTATCCCTGAGACTATTTGGTAGACATATCCATGAATTTTATTGATGGACTACCAAACTCACATGGTAAGACCGTTATCTTTGTTGTTGCGGATCGCCTAACCAAATATGTACATTTCATGGCGTTAAAACATCCGTACACAGCAGCGTCAGTGGCAAGGGTTTTTGTAAAGTCTGTTGTGAAGCTGCATGGATTTCCACGATCGATTGTGTCATATCGAGACATTGTGTTCACTAGTaagttttggaatgaactgtttcgACTTCAAGGTACCGAACTGAGAATGAGCTCTTTATTAAATCTCCCAAACTCTGCACATAATTTTACGTGTACAGGCGTACCGACCATATGTACACGTTGTTGTAACTTAGAACTAGTCTCTAACTCTCTGTTGTAAAGTCCTATTCCACATGACATTAGGTTTAGTCTTTCGTATTCTCAGCTATACCTATTCTTTAGCTCTTGTTGTTACGCACTTTTAGCTTTGCATCTTGTAAACCATATAAATACTGATTaatgaaatcaatctcaacaattgTGTGAGAAACATAAAATTCATATTCATTTATGGTATACCAGAGCTAGGTTAAAAAAAAATTCCCTGCAACTCAATCTTCATGGCCATTGATGGTGATCAGTCAGATCCTATAATGGAACCTCACAACATCAACAACTCCGATAAGGATACTACATTATCTCACAGCAGTCCTTATTACGTCCATCCAGGGGATAATCCCACATCTGTGATATTTACCCCTCTTCTAACCAGCGATAATTACTGCACCTGGGGTAGGGGAATGATGAAAGCACTCAGTGCAAAAGGAAAAACCGGCTAAATTGATGGCACAGTGAAGAAGCCAACCTGTTCGGTCGACCTTCCACCCTGAACGCGTTGCGATGATCTCGTTAGGAGTTGGATCTCCAACTCTGTTGATCCTGAAATCAGAGGAAGCTCAATGAACTTCCCATCTGCAAGAGAACAGTGGCTGGAAATCAAGTCCCGTTTCTCTCATCACAATGCATCCAAGATATATGCATTAAAGCAGTTTATTGCCAATCTAAAGCAAGACAATCTCATCCAGGGGCGGAACCAGGATTGAAGACTGGGGGTGGCCTGGGAAAATTTATGTAcactcataaaaaaaaaattgcgatGCAAAGATTAAAATAAGATTACCTATTCAATGacaattaaagattttctgaatTTCTAATAAGCAATCCAGACCATTCAAATGTTGAAAAATTGTTATAGGCTTGATAGCATATCCCATACCTGTAAACAAAAACAACCAACAGTGACGTTCAAACAATTTGCAAGACCTAAAAATTAAGTGAGAAAGACAATGCTTATTACCTATCATGGTTCTTTTCCAAGAGTATTACAATCAATTCCGTAGTACTGGTAACCAATATACCctaaataataataagaaatagaagaaaaGCTAACGACGTACCACATACAAATACCAAGATCTCATTGAATACCATGAATCCAAAAAAAtggtttcatatatatatatatatatatatatatatatatatatatattaagtttTCCAAAATATACACGTAAAAGTGTTTTACCAAATACTGTCAGAAACCCATATTACCCAAAATATACACATAAAAGTGTTATGCCAAAAACTGACTATCGCCAGCCAAAGCCTAGTATCTAAGTGGTACCCTGTGATCGTACATGTCGTCAAATTCATCTATGATTGAATCAATATCAATAGCTCCTGCAATTTCTCGTTCGATGTAGATCATCATGCAATCCCtaagaaaatcttcttccatCTTGTTGCGAGCAGCTGTTTTAACCAATTTCATTGTTGAAAAATATCTTTCTGCAGTTGCCGTAGAAACTGGAAGAGTCAATACAATACGAATCAACCTATCAATCATTGGGTAAGCTTCTGCCTTCTTGGTAGATACTAGCTTCCGACACAACTCAGAAACACTTGATAAGTTCTTAAAATTCAAATCTCTAACTACATCATGGCCATAATGTTGTAACtcatttctcaaaatatataccTGTTGCGGACTCAAATCCAGAGGGTAGAATTTCTTAGAAAGATCACAAAGACTATCCACATTGAATGACTTAAAAGAATCTCTAGGATCCAAACATGAGCTAAGAATTAGTAATTCTATTGTGTCTTCTGGAAACCTACAATCAACCTCTAACAACTGACAATCAATTGTAGCATTAAATATATCAACACGATAATGATGGTCTACTGTGATATTATCACGCTGCTGACAAGAACGACCCATACCCTCCATATAGCGAGCCTCCATATTAGGTATATGAACATCATATCTACCACAAAATTTAACCACAGTTGTAATAAAATCTTCCCAACCGTCTTCTCTCAATTCTCGAAGTAGAGCTTTTGTGGTTGAGACTGAAGACATAACATTAACAATGTCTAATGTTTTCTTTTGTAGGAATTGGCATAATATTTCAGTAATTCCCATAATTTTATACATCAAATGCAAGACAAAGACAAGCCTTAATGATCTCATTTCTTCAGAAATACTTTGAGCTTCACCAACTTTAGCAGTCACGTTCGGATCACTTGCGCCAATATGATCTATTGTTGTACAAGTTGCTTCAAACTTATCAATCAGATTGCATCCAGAACCATAATGGGAACTCCAACGAGTATCTGTAGCATGACGCAAAGTACCTATTTGGTTTGCCCCTTTTCCTGTCTCAAGCTCACCATTAGCTAACcctttttcaatttcttcttcctgGGCAGATTGAAAGTCACCAAAACGATGAGAAGAAGCTGTAACGAGATTAACTGTTGATGTTAACATTGAATAGAATTTCCAAATAGGACCCATCGTTTCAGCTGTCTTTACAACATCTAACTGAAGGCGATGTGCAAAGCAATGAACATAATAAGCATATTTGCATTCTTTGAGAAACAAAGCTTGTAACCCATTCCACTGACCTCGCATATTACTAGCACCATCATATCCCTTCCCCTCGCATATTTTCAATTTCAAGACCATAATAATTAAGGATTTTTGTTGTTCCTTTTTTCAAAGTTAATGCACATGTATCGTCAACACGTTGAATGTCAAAAAACCTTTCTTGAACACAACCATACATATCTACATACCTTAAAACAATCACCATTTGCTCTTTCTTGGAAGCGTCTCTGGATTCATCAACAAGTATACAATATTTAGCATTTCCAATTTCCTTGCGAATCTTACTTCTAACTCTATTAGATATAATGCTCAAAATCTCTTTTTGAACACTCGGTGAGGTATATTTGGCATTTCCAGGAGCGTTCTCCAAAACAACCGACTTCACGTTTTCATTAAGTGTTGCTGAAAACTTTAACAACTCAATAAAATTCCCGCGATTCCTTGAACTTTTTGACTCATCATGACCTATGAATGCACATTGTTGGAAAGAAAGCCACATTAAACATTCAATTATTGCCTTGAGACGCAACCTATTTCTCTtcacatcttctttttcttttctttccattAAGAGACGGATTCTTTGAGCTGGATTGTTTAAATCATTTGAGTTCCCTTTGGAAGTGGAGTGTCCAGAATCAATGTTTCCCAAGTGAGTTAGGAATGGACAATCTGATCCACTATTGACAGAGCACCATCTTCTGAAACCTTTACTAGTGAATGCTGGTTGCTTTGGTGGATCTGTTTCGAAGAGGAAACAATGAAAAAAATATGCACTATCTTTAGAAGGTGAGTACTCCAACCAAGGATATCTCGCGAACCAAGTATAATCGAACCTACGATTTTTCTTTCCGAATTTAGAGAGTGGATAAGCTAATTTAGGTTGATAAGGTCCTAACTTCAAATATGCTCTTCGAACTTCATCACGCTTGTTAACATCATGCTGCATTATTGGAATACGTAGTCCCGGATCACGTTCTAATGGAGTAACTTCTATTCCTTGAGCTTCAGGTCTGATTTCCTGTAATTGAGTTCTTAGGATGAGCAAATCTTTGGGTTCAACTCTCTCGACAACTACTTCATCGGGCTCaatgttctcaacaatcttatcTGACAAAAGTTTTTGTTCTCTAGGTATAAGGTTGTAAAACGCTTCCAATCTTCCTCGTTTGTGTTTGGATGGTGGACGGTGAGTCGGCATTGTTTCCTATAAGCCTGAAAATTTCAGTTGCAACACTTTTAATTCACATCACAAGCTTACTACAAACATAAATAAGCTCCACAAGAAATGAATTATGAACTATAAGTTTATAACTGGCAGTAGTAGTAACTAGTAATCCACTAGTCTTAAAAAGAAAACTCAGCACTACTAATGGAAAAATTAACTAGTGTATTAGAATTCAGAgaaaacataatcaaaatttgGTGATTTatccctcaaaattcaaaatccTGCTCCTACTGTGCAAACTTTTATAATACACACCAAAAAGATTCTAAAATTCTTAGCCAAATTATCAATCACAATTGAATTAATCAGAACTGAACATTTACCATGAATCATGTCAACTAATTAGCCTAATTTGATAATCACATATTCACTTATAACATCAAAGAAAACAATCAATTTTCAATTGAACAAACCCAAATAAATTGACctaaaattaagaaaagtaaaAAACCCAATGTCTTTTTGTTACGGTACCAACACTTATTCCTGGTAGAATCCTTAATTAGTTTTCTTTGTTTAGTATACTTTAGTTTTCTTGTTAAGTTAGAACTACTATTGCTTGTTCCGCAAGTATTACTAGCCATATATATTTGGCTCTTGAGTCTGTAAGGAATAACAAGTAAAAAGAAACCAACTCTTATTCAACCTTCTTCTCTTCTTGTCTACCTTATTCTTCTGTTCTCTTTTTCTTCAACTTGTTCTAACTCAATTCTCGCGTGTTTaatcctcaccaaaaagggtATAACAAGCTACTTATTTGTCTGTCCATTATATTTGGGGTCTAGAACCCTAATATCTGGTTCAGAGCTAGGTTgcgttttaccaaaaaaaaaaattatacagaTAACTTGAAGGGTGTTCATGACAGCGTTACAATTATGTCTGCTAAAATTGACTCCCTCCTTCAGAAAATCACTGCCGATTTGGCAGCAAAAGCAACAGCTAGAGAGGAGAAAAAACTTGCTCGTCAGGAAGAGACCGATGCTTTAACGAAGAGTTTGACAGAAGGTCTAGCTAAGACTTTTGAATCAGCTTTCACAAATTCCTTACGCTCTGTCCTTGAAGAGTTTATACCTAAAAAGACCATTGAAGGTGAAAGTTCTGGTGTTCCTTCCAAACCACCTCCGGTTCGTCCTGGTATACTTGACACCCCTCGTCCTCCACCAGTGCAGTTGAAGTTTCCTGTGTTTGATGGTGACGACCCAGATGGTTGGATTTTCCAGGCAGATCAATACTTTCTTTGGCATTCTATTGCTAATAATCTGAAAGTAAATTTAGCTGCTGCTCATCTCAAAGGTGAGGCTAATGCTTGGTTCAGGTGGAAACGAACTCAGCAACAGATTCTTACATGGGTTACGTTTTGTACTCTTTTTcgtgagagatttcagaaaacgTTTGTGGATCCGAAAATCGCAATCAGTACAATCAAACAAAAGGGTTCAGTTAAAGATTTTCTTCCTGAATTTGAACATCTTCTCAACTTTGTGGATTTCGAGGAAAGTCACTTAATTAACCTTTTTATTCTCGCTTTAAAACCATAGGTTGGAAATGTGGTTAAGTTGTTTGAGCCTACAACTTTGTCTTCTGCTTTTAAGAAAGCACTCAATCAGGATGAAGTTTTGTTGTCTACCATACATTCTTGGCGGTCAAGACAGACTACTATTTCTACTACTTCTCAATTTCGAAAACCTTCTCCACCTATGGGTAAGAAACTGCTTATAGTGGAAGAGCAAAGGGAACGTCAAGCCAAAGGCTTATGTTTCAACTGTGATGAACAGTATACGCGAGGGCATGTCTGTGTTCAGCCGAGGTTATTGGTTTTAGAGGTGGATACACCAGCAGTTGATGACAAAGAGGTCTTATCAAATGAAGATGGCACTGAGGAAGATTTTACATATGCAGACACTTCTCAGGATCAGGTTCAACCTACGATCTCTTTACATTCTTTGCTTGGTTCTTCGTTTCCTAAGACAATGCGCTTGGAAGGCTACACCAAATCTCAACCTCTTTGTGTCTTAATCGACTCTGGATCTACGCATAATTTTTTGCTTCCAAGATGGGCTAAGCATTGTGGCTATTCCATCCATTCAGATGTTACCGCTTTGCAGGTCACAGTTGGTAATGGTACTCAAATGCCAACTAAAGGATGTTGTTTGAATGTACCAATTACACTTCAAAATCACTCTTTCACCACAAATTTTCATCTTTTAGATATTGGGGGTTATGATGCCGTGTTAGGCGTTCAGTGGATACGAACTTTGGGCCCAATCATGTAGGATTTCTCCAACCTCACAATGCAGTTCACAGTAAATAATACAGCCGTCTATTTACAAGGGAGTAATTTCTCATCATTCATGTTGATGGATTCTGTGCCCATGCAACAATTACTCTGTCGTGAAAGTTATGCTGTTCTATTCCAACTGACCGCGGTAAATGCTTCAATTACTGATTCGGTTCCTAGTACCAATTCACCAGCTTTAGAAGAACTTCTTTCTCAATATGCTGATGTTTT
This portion of the Papaver somniferum cultivar HN1 chromosome 11, ASM357369v1, whole genome shotgun sequence genome encodes:
- the LOC113324735 gene encoding uncharacterized protein LOC113324735; protein product: MTGIMNFCRTLEEHLKHPETAFQILLKNQLVVKLGKCSFGKENTEYLGHIITSKGIAADPFKIESMFNWPTPKTLKGLRGFLGLTGYYRKFVNNYGSTSYPLTQMLK
- the LOC113324736 gene encoding uncharacterized protein LOC113324736, whose product is MRGQWNGLQALFLKECKYAYYVHCFAHRLQLDVVKTAETMGPIWKFYSMLTSTVNLVTASSHRFGDFQSAQEEEIEKGLANGELETGKGANQIGTLRHATDTRWSSHYGSGCNLIDKFEATCTTIDHIGASDPNVTAKVGEAQSISEEMRSLRLVFVLHLMYKIMGITEILCQFLQKKTLDIVNVMSSVSTTKALLRELREDGWEDFITTVVKFCGRYDVHIPNMEARYMEGMGRSCQQRDNITVDHHYRVDIFNATIDCQLLEVDCRFPEDTIELLILSSCLDPRDSFKSFNVDSLCDLSKKFYPLDLSPQQVYILRNELQHYGHDVVRDLNFKNLSSVSELCRKLVSTKKAEAYPMIDRLIRIVLTLPVSTATAERYFSTMKLVKTAARNKMEEDFLRDCMMIYIEREIAGAIDIDSIIDEFDDMYDHRVPLRY
- the LOC113324737 gene encoding zinc finger MYM-type protein 1-like, which produces MPTHRPPSKHKRGRLEAFYNLIPREQKLLSDKIVENIEPDEVVVERVEPKDLLILRTQLQEIRPEAQGIEVTPLERDPGLRIPIMQHDVNKRDEVRRAYLKLGPYQPKLAYPLSKFGKKNRRFDYTWFARYPWLEYSPSKDSAYFFHCFLFETDPPKQPAFTSKGFRRWCSVNSGSDCPFLTHLGNIDSGHSTSKGNSNDLNNPAQRIRLLMERKEKEDVKRNRLRLKAIIECLMWLSFQQCAFIGHDESKSSRNRGNFIELLKFSATLNENVKSVVLENAPGNAKYTSPSVQKEILSIISNRVRSKIRKEIGNAKYCILVDESRDASKKEQMVIVLRYVDMYGCVQERFFDIQRVDDTCALTLKKGTTKILNYYGLEIENMRGEGI